Proteins encoded by one window of Primulina huaijiensis isolate GDHJ02 chromosome 1, ASM1229523v2, whole genome shotgun sequence:
- the LOC140970227 gene encoding beta-carotene isomerase D27, chloroplastic yields the protein MEVTLVQINNSLLRPPRINRRIAMHSHVRSLSILSEITDNSVDSSISSTREPKTVYNDNWFDRLAIRHLSHSLQSSTGMRSERRGYDGLIEAATMASRRFTPIQQRSLVIQTLETAFPKPILSLIKAFLPPSKFAREYFAVFTTIFFSWLVGPCEVKESEFQGKKERNVVYVPKCRFLEGTNCVGMCTNLCKMPSQAFIKESLGMPINMVPNFEDMSCEMIFGQEPPSQSSDPAFTQPCFKQCKEVRKHHRNCTS from the exons ATGGAGGTAACGCTCGTTCAAATAAACAACAGCCTGTTAAGGCCGCCTCGAATCAACCGGAGAATCGCCATGCACAGTCACGTACGTTCTCTTTCCATTCTCTCGGAGATCACAGACAACAGCGTGGACTCATCGATTTCATCCACTCGTGAACCGAAAACTGTGTACAATGATAACTGGTTTGATCGTCTCGCCATTCGCCATCTCTCTCACAGTTTACAGTCTTCCACAG GGATGAGAAGTGAGAGGAGGGGGTACGATGGTCTGATTGAAGCGGCAACAATGGCGTCGCGACGCTTCACCCCGATCCAACAAAGAAGCTTAGTGATTCAAACTCTTGAGACGGCCTTCCCTAAGCCTATACTGTCCTTG ATCAAAGCATTTCTGCCTCCGTCTAAGTTTGCAAGGGAATACTTCGCCGTCTTCACAACGATTTTCTTCTCATGGCTAGTTGGTCCATGTGAG GTCAAAGAGTCGGAGTTCCAAGGGAAAAAAGAGCGAAATGTGGTGTATGTACCGAAATGCAG GTTTTTGGAGGGGACAAATTGTGTAGGAATGTGTACCAACCTTTGCAAGATGCCATCCCAAGCATTCATTAAAGAATCACTGGGAATGCCCATCAACATGGTCCCCA ATTTTGAAGATATGAGCTGTGAAATGATATTTGGTCAAGAACCTCCGTCACAGTCCAGTGATCCAGCTTTCACACAGCCGTGCTTCAAGCAGT GCAAGGAAGTGAGAAAACATCACAGGAACTGCACAAGCTAG